GCAGCGTGTCTTTCGTATTTCCTTTCCCTCTCGCACCGCTTCCAGTCCGCCCTCCATCATCCTCCATCCACCCACCATCACCCCTGCACCACCATCCATTGAGTAGTTTCGCGCGCACACTTAAGTAGCCATCATTCACCACCTCCACGATCACATTCACCGACCACGTCATAGTCATAGTCTAGATAGTCAATTTCATAGTCCTGTCCAATCTCCCTTGTGGCTAATAGCTATTGTCCATGAGACAGCAGAGGAAGAAGAATTTATCTGGATCTCGTTGGCCAATCCTTATTCGTGGATTAAAGCCAGAAAgtgagaggaggaggaagaacaaATAAGTAGTTCCACGGCATACTCATCAAGGGGGAAGAAGAACACGGCCCGCGTCCCGGCGTCTGTTCGAACCTTCATCAGGCTATATCAGAAAGAGATGGACTTTTACAATTACTATGGCTACGACAAAGCAGGATCGCACGTCTCAGTCAAGACAAAAAGACCAATCGTTGACGAATACAGTAGTTCCTCTGTCCACGATCAAGTTGAACAACAAACCCCGTTCCTTCCCCAACCGGAACCCACTTACCAATGGACTCCCGCTAGAGAACTTCCCGTAGAACCATCGGCGACCCAGAGCCGCAACGAAGTCGTTTTGTCACCACCTATTCTGTCTCCAGAGCCTTCGTGTCGGACCTCAAGCGTTCAGGCCGCGGAAGAGCTCTACAGCCCAAGTAACGAAGATCTTGGTGCGGACCGGATAGATCAGGGTACCCAGACACAAGACTACGAAGTGGGAAACACCACTGACTTCGGCGGGGAGCTGGCAGGAACGCAGACTAATCCGGCTGGCGACGTGAATCCGGTACCGGTTGTTCCAAAAGAAGTGGCATTTCCGCAACCTGTACC
This portion of the Ornithodoros turicata isolate Travis chromosome 3, ASM3712646v1, whole genome shotgun sequence genome encodes:
- the LOC135387352 gene encoding uncharacterized protein LOC135387352, with protein sequence MDFYNYYGYDKAGSHVSVKTKRPIVDEYSSSSVHDQVEQQTPFLPQPEPTYQWTPARELPVEPSATQSRNEVVLSPPILSPEPSCRTSSVQAAEELYSPSNEDLGADRIDQGTQTQDYEVGNTTDFGGELAGTQTNPAGDVNPVPVVPKEVAFPQPVPALSISRPKKKEGGVTCRTLCILGIANIVVTAIAIFYLIRLVDMAVEASRKEATRSDELSTFYPEGDGSGVRGRKIVESTTLEDISANEYADAEDDVTESGDRTANLFEVSKRTSGLFLNVTVVPRP